One Lepisosteus oculatus isolate fLepOcu1 chromosome 13, fLepOcu1.hap2, whole genome shotgun sequence genomic region harbors:
- the LOC102697272 gene encoding olfactory receptor 6N1-like translates to MSNTNHTVSSVTEFIIIGFPGLQDQGNKTILFSVFLVAYLIIVLGNLLIIFIFVYDESLHTPMYILICNLAVLDICLTTITLPKMLALFLFNSSLISFNACFTQMFFFLGLGVAESFLLTVMAYDRYLAICKPLHYHDLMTNSLAIRHVMWCWVGGFLAIIIPLILALRLPFCGPDKILHCFCDHSSVLRLACANVVINSILGLTIALSVVLISLLLILLSYMMIIKSVLVISTSEGRTKAFSTCTSHLLVISVFFLTAAGVYISYRIPGTSEDLRIMAAVFQNVFPPLMNPIIYCLRTKEIRDSFVKILMKRRVLALSM, encoded by the coding sequence ATGTCTAACACTAACCATACAGTATCATCGGTCACAGAATTTATTATCATCGGTTTTCCTGGACTGCAGGACCAAGGGAATAAAACcatcttgttttctgttttcctcGTTGCCTATCTCATCATTGTATTAGGAAACCTGTTaatcatatttatatttgtCTATGATGAATCCCTTCACACTCCCATGTATATATTAATATGCAATCTGGCAGTTTTGGACATTTGCCTAACCACAATAACACTCCCTAAAATGTTAGCTCTTTTCTTGTTCAATTCcagtttaatttcatttaatgcCTGTTTTACTCAGATGTTCTTTTTTCTAGGTCTAGGAGTTGCTGAATCCTTTCTCCTCACAGTCATGGCTTATGACAGATACCTAGCAATCTGTAAACCACTGCACTACCATGACTTAATGACGAACAGTCTTGCCATTAGACATGTTATGTGGTGCTGGGTTGGGGGATTTCTTGCAATAATCATTCCTCTGATTCTTGCTCTGAGGTTGCCTTTCTGTGGACCTGACAAAATTCTACACTGTTTCTGTGATCATTCCTCAGTTCTCAGATTAGCCTGTGCTAATGTTGTCATCAACAGCATTCTGGGATTGACCATAGCATTGAGTGTGGTCTTGATCTCCTTGTTACTGATCCTGCTGTCTTACATGATGATCATTAAGTCAGTGCTCGTGATATCAACATCTGAAGGGAGAACCAAAGCTTTCTCCACCTGCACTTCACACCTGCTGGTCATCTCTGTCTTCTTTCTCACTGCAGCAGGTGTCTACATTTCCTACAGGATTCCTGGGACATCAGAAGATTTGCGCATCATGGCAGCAGTATTTCAGAATGTCTTCCCTCCTCTCATGAATCCCATCATCTATTGTCTGAGAACTAAAGAGATCAGGGacagttttgttaaaattcTAATGAAAAGAAGAGTTTTAGCCCTTTCAATGTGA